DNA sequence from the Cryptococcus decagattii chromosome 5, complete sequence genome:
ATGTCCATTTTTGCACAGCTAATCTCAAGCAGGCAAACGTCGCTACAACATTAAGCTCTGGAAGACTTTTACCGACTGCTTCAACTGTCTTCCCATTGCGGCGATCATCGACGAGAAGATCTTCACAATGCACGGAGGTTTGAGTCCTGACTTGCAAAGTATGGAGCAGATCAGGAGAGTTATGCGACCAACAGATGTTCCCGACACCGGTCAGTTTTATGTTAAGCTAAAGATGTGTTTGGCGCTAACTTCTTTTTAGGCCTGCTTTGTGATTTGCTTTGGTCTGATCCGGACAAGGACATCACTGGATGGAGCGAGAACGATCGAGGAGTCTCGTTCACTTTTGGTCCAGACGTTGTTTCTCGGTTCTTGCAAAAGCACGATATGGACTTGATTTGTCGAGCGCATCAGGTAAGCCTTCTCTTTACGGAAAATTTTGGGGTTGTGCTAAATAGGCTTCAGgttgttgaagatggtTACGAATTCTTCGCCAAGCGACAGCTTGTCACTCTGTTCTCTGCCCCTAATTATTGTGGCGAATTTGATAATGCTGGTGCGATGATGAGCGTAGACGACACTTTACTTTGTTCCTTCCAAGTGAGCTTGTTTATTGCTGTGATTTTAATGGTTTGTTGACGCTCTGCAGATTCTGAAACCTGCCGAAAAGAAGCCGAAGTATGGTGGATACGGCGGCAGCGCGCGGCGTTAGTGATCTTCATTCCCCTCGTCATCTTTCTTGAGTCCGTTTGTTTTTCCCAAACAACAGCTATTGTGTACAATTATTCAACAAAGCCCCTGGGCATCATTTCTAGAGCCCAGCACCCAAAGCCATCTTTTCATTCCGTTTCTAGCGTCACTATTCTTCGTTTTCCTCTGCATTGGACGGCGCTTGTTTCGTTTGAAAAAGATGGTTGGATGAGATGTATGGAGAATTCATGCTGATGTATGCTGGGAAATCTTGCCTGCTTGATCTCTATCACGACTTCCCTACTTGGTCCAATATCTAACTCTTATCCTGAATGACCCTCAACATTCATCAAAACCTTCCAATTTGACATATAGCAGAGGTTACCCCTCCACGTAAAGGCAAAACAAATAAAAGAAAGGCGTGATAATAAAGTAAtggtgaaagaagattACCACCAGTGTTGACAGAAGTTTCATTGTATAATGATTCAAATGGGTAATGGTATTGATAAGCAAATGAATAGAATAGTCAACGCACATATAGCTAATCTCGTCCTTCTTGTTGTTGCGTTAAATGAGAACGTTTTCTTCGCCTCCTTTTCTGTGTTTTCAATTTCAAAGTATGACTAACAACGTTGCCATGACAAGACGAAGACTGGAGCTTTGCTTATTATTTCTGACATTATGGCAGCAAAGACATCATCCTCACAAGTAATAATCATCACCAAATACTGATGAAAACGCTGAGGCTTTAGAAGGGTATGAATTTTAGCAAGTATGCCCACCCTCGAGTTCCATCATGTCTCGAGCTCCTACTTCCATATATCTTGCTTGCCCCATTCCTGCCAAAAATATTATTGCAATAAGCCCTCTTGATCGGCCGCTCCTTTTTGGCGCCTTCAACTAATCAGTCTTCCTGGTACTTCAGATCGGACCCTAATTAATGGtaaaggaggagggaaagaggtTAAAGGATGTCGCAATAAGCAGTGTCGCAGTAATGATCTTGTTGCATGTGCGAGGAAGTCATTACATATAAAGGAGCAAGACTATCAACCCTACGACATGACTACTATGTTCTTATCGCTCAGCCACAACTTCTTATCATCGGTCCATTTCTTTTTGGTTCAAGTGCATTTCCACCATTAACATCGCAACAACATAAGCGACGAGCACACAAGATCTACCCTTCGTCCATGCTCCTCGGCCAAATAACTGGACAACCCAGCAGCTTCATCAATAATACTGCTTGCAGTAGCGTAAATAGAATCCTAATCTTTGTTCTTTCCAACTCGATCTTAAACAAAAACATAAAACGCGTCTTCATTTCACCCGTCTCAAAGCATGTCCGGCATAAAGAAAATGCGTATCTTTGGATTTGTTGAACCGATCGTGCCTTCAGTTCCTCGTCCTATACCCGAAAACAACCTCCCTCTTTTTGACAAGAACGGCTGAAACATTTGAATAATTCCTGCCGTATGATTGTCCTTTCCGGCGCCACTTTGGAATTGCCCTGATCTCAAGCGCAAGATTATAGATGCATATGCCCTATGTCATGACCCTAACTGTACATCGTCAGTCATAAATGCCGCCAATTACCCAATACCTAAAATGAGTTTTGATAGATTAGAcaatatcatcatcatttgtGCCACGTCTTTGAACAGCCTCTTTTGCCTTCAACCCCTCCTCCCCCgtctccttttcttcttttttatGCTTATTGTCGGTCAATCCTCCACGCTTAGCAACCTTGTCCACCGTGCCCATTCCTTTGAGCGCAATCAGAGCAATGATGAGGGCAGTAAAACTCATTGCGGCCCCAAGCCAGAATGCGGCATGTAATCCTGTCAACAGAGCTTCTATCTCGTCTTTCCCTGCCCTGAGAGCCTTTTGATTCTGGACGTCGGAAATAACAGACGTTACTGCCAAGCCGAAGGATCCACCGAGTTGAATAAGTGTTTGGAAAAGTGCGCCGGCAACGGATTGTTCATCTGGAAGGGCAAGTGCCGCGACAAAAATGAGGCTTGTAGCCATGAGACTTTAAGAAGGCGTTAGATAAATTGTATCATGCTAAGGGTTATCAGACGTACAAGTCAGCACCCATGACAGATAACCACATAGCGTTGAAGGGTAATCTCCAGTAAAGCGTGTCTTTTTGAGATAAAGCCATCAACAGATTAGCGATTCTGTTTTTTCGTGTCAGTTCGTGCTGTTCCAAGTTTATAATCGGCACTCACCCCGTCGCTAAAAGTCCAGTGCAAACTAGATACTGAGTCTTAACTTTGCTGACCAGGAACGCGACGAGAACATTGCAGAGGATACCAGAAATTGAGGTGGGCAAGAAACGAAGCATAGCACCGACGGGACCGGTTCCCTGTACTTGCTGATAGTACAATGTGGCGTGATAGAACAAGGACTGACAAGTCTGGTCAGCTAGAGTCCTTAGAACTTTTCTCCGTATCAATTGCAGGGACATACTGTAAACCCCATCCAAGCGACAAAACCAATAAAATAGACTGATGCGAGTCGGCCCTTAGCTCGGGTCCAGAGCTGGAGACGCATAAGAGGAGGGCGGGTGGTATTATTAATTATATGTCTTTcccagaagaagaacgcCACcacgaggaagaagccaaTGATCAAAAGCGCAAGTACATCTGTCAATGATCAGTCCATGATTTGTCAAATAGATGAAGAATGTTCGTTACGCACAGCTGGTCTTCCACCCGTTCGGCGCGTTTTCACCATCGCTGATGGAGAAAAGCAAGAAAATCAAGCCCACAGTTACTAGAGCAGCGCCTATCCAGTCGACGCGGCGATCGCTGGAATGAGAGCCATCGTTGGGGACCACGAAGAATGCACAGATGGAAACCGCAAAAGCCAGACCGGCTATACAGTAGAGAGCGCCGCGCCACGTATTACTGACATAAGATGTGAAGAGACCTCCGAGAATCAAACCGAGAGCGCCACCAACAGGGGCCCCAgcagagaaagaagcaaaTGCCGTAGATCGCGCTCGGCCTGAGAATGTGTGTGCGATGATACCAACCGCGCTTGGAGTACTGTAGGAAATTAGCTCAAAAATTGCGGCAAAGCATGTATCATGGCACAAACCTCATGGAGGCCCCGGACCCCGCTAAAGCTCTCGTGACGACTAAGGCCGCTCCATTCTTCATGAAACCTCCAATTAGCGTCCAGGTGGCGTACCAAGTCACTCCTGCCAGGTAGACTTTTTTCCTCCCATGAATATCCGCTAACCTCCCGCTCAATAAGAGGAAACATCCGTTGGTCAAAGTATATGCGGAAGTTATCCATTGCAGGTTGGACTCAGACATGCCGAGATCTGTCTGAATGGTGGGAAGAGCTATATTGAGCGCTTGTTGGCCAGCGGCAGACATACACATTGTGAATGTAAGAATAGCGGAGATAGCTATTAGGCGAGGAGTGGTTAGCCGAGGTGGAATGGTATGTTTTATTGTTGCTACCTTGGACGGTAGATGGTCGTGGTTTTCAACAGGATGCTCTTCATACAtatccctctctttccttgatTCGTTCGAAACACTAGAGTTGATATTGGTTCCCCTAGTAGATGTCCTTTCGAGTTTAATCTCCCCAGAAGCCGTCGCTAATCGTGACTCGCATAGAGTCATAGGCGAAGGATTTGGCGGCAGAGATACCTGTCCAGAAGAGGCCGCAAGTAGGTCGGCCTTTGGGGCGATAGACTCTATCGAAAGCGGATGTTGAAAGGGGGGCATTATACCGGACATTCGCGCATTGTAGTGCCACTAAAGCAATATTTGATGGAATGGGTAAGAAAAGACTCAAGCTTGTGCCCTGCAAGAGGTCACATGGAAATTGAGATAAGAAAATTAGACGCCGATCCGATAAAAGGCCGCAGTGTTGCCTATTACTTACAATTACGTAGCTTTAAAGGTGCGCCTGTGAACGTATTATGGCATTAAGATCATTTTTAGACATTTATCGGCTATGACCGCAAGCGAGTAACTGGTTGCTAATGAGACTGATTCTAGAAAGTTAACCGTGAGACTGATAACTGTCACCCCCCACCAAGCACCTGGTGTCGATCCTCTTAATATTGTACGGCCTGGATGGTCTCATTTCATCTCAGCTGCTGTTCGGTGCACAACCTTTGTGAGCCTGATTAATAATGGCCCCACCCGCAAAGCCTGCTTCGGCGCCCAAGCGCAAACCATTCACTCCCAGGCCTCCCCGGCCAGCAGAGGAACGATTGCCTAAACTGTATCGTGCTTTGACGGACCAAGTGGATGATGGGTATTTTGAAAACGCCATCAAGACCTGTAAGAAGAGTGAGTCTTCCTCAGAGCTGGTCTGCGAAGCTCTTTGCTAATGATTTTTCCCCTCAGTTTTGGCCGTTGACGCTTCAAGCCAAACTGCCTTCCAGACCCTTTTGTTCCTGCACCTTCAAACCGACGATTACACTTCCGCGCTCTCGCTTCTTGACCATCCGTCTCATGAAGGATCGCTTGATTTTGAAAGAGCATATTGCTTGTACAGACTCCAtagggagaaagaggcacTAGAAGTCTTGAAGGGGTTGAATGAGAAGGGCCGTAAAATGGACCATTTAGAGGCCCAAATCGTGAGTGTTTGGTTAGGACTTATCGGATAAATGTTTATAATCTACTATGTAGTTATATCGACTAGGCGAATACAGCCAAGCTCAAGAGATTTACGAGAACATGCTTGCCAATAGCGATGTTGTGAGTGTCATCAGTATCATTGTTTTCTAGGCTAACTCGACAAAAGTCATCACCAGAGCACGCTGACATTGTCACCAATCTATCCGCCACCACAGCACACCTCGAATTTGACGCTCACGGATATTATTCTCACCTCTCCACTACCATTTCTTCCACATCTCAATCTCCGATGAACGCTGCAGACCTTGAGAATATTATGCCTTCTTTGCCTACTGGTTGGTCGACGGGTGGTCTGGCAGCTACGGTGGAAAAGAAAACGGCAGCAGTCAAGGCTCGGGAAGAAAAGAATAAGAGGAATAGACCCAGGCATAAGCTACCTAAAGGGGCGGTTGCTGGAAACGAATTCACAGAAGATGTACGTCTGTCTCCTACCGAGGTCTCAGCTTACTGACGGTGTTTATTTTCCGATTCTCCTGCGCGCCCACCATCTCCCTACTGGTGAAATACAACCATTTTCAACAATTTATGGGCCAACAGCCTGAAAGATGGATTCCTCTACGCCAGAGATTGTCATACATTACTGCTcaaagcaaaaagaagggCGCCAAGGAGAGTATGGGTACGGGCTTCACTCAGGGAAGTACTGCTGGCCACTCTGCAGGCAGTGGCGCTGGCGGAAAGAATAAGAAGGGTAAAAGAAAATAATGATTTTGGCTCTGCCATGTAGCATGCAGGAATACAGTGAGACTTGGCGCAGCTAGCGCAGGATCTTCCATCAAACTGAATTCCGTCATCCGAGCTATAGATAAATGGTAAATTGGGAAGAATCGCACACTATAAGCTTCAACCGTATATACCTCCTTTCCCATGAGCCCATAGCTGACAGTTGACGGCTAGCTAGCAATTAGCCACGTCAGAGTTCCTGTGCTACAGGACGCCCGTATGACGACTGATTTCCGCGCACAAGCCCCATCAG
Encoded proteins:
- a CDS encoding serine/threonine-protein phosphatase PP1, which translates into the protein MGEQPEIDLDSVIDRLLEVRGNRPGKAVQLAEYEIKYLCTKAREIFISQPILLELEAPIKICGDIHGQYYDLLRLFEYGGFPPEANYLFLGDYVDRGKQSLETICLLLAYKIKYPENFFILRGNHECASINRIYGFYDECKRRYNIKLWKTFTDCFNCLPIAAIIDEKIFTMHGGLSPDLQSMEQIRRVMRPTDVPDTGLLCDLLWSDPDKDITGWSENDRGVSFTFGPDVVSRFLQKHDMDLICRAHQVVEDGYEFFAKRQLVTLFSAPNYCGEFDNAGAMMSVDDTLLCSFQILKPAEKKPKYGGYGGSARPEVTPPRKGKTNKRKA